Sequence from the Mesorhizobium sp. PAMC28654 genome:
CGATGCTCGACGCGGTCGATCAGGTCGAGTTTCCAGACCCGGCGCTCCAGCTGCCAGATTCCAAGCGCTGAAAACCCGGCCACGCCCATGGCGCCGCAAAGGGTGAGCACCAGCAGCGTCCATTTCGAACGCCAGGCTTGAGGGCTGTCGCCTCTGTCGGAACGCGGTCGCGTTTGCGCCTTTTCGTCCAAAGGAGGGGGTACGCCTCTCAGGGTATCTGGCTCATGTCGTGGCCGGGCATCATGTTGGCGTTGAGGTGGTACATGACCCAGAGCGAACCGGTCAGCGCGATCACCACCAGGATGAGGGTGAAGATCAGCGCCATCATGGTCCAGCCGCTTTCCGACCTAGTGTTCATATGCAGGAAGAACACCATGTGGACGACGATCTGCACGACCGCGAAGGCCATGATGGCGATCGCCGATGCCATCTGGTTGCCCAGCGCGTTGGTCATGACCAGCCAGAAGGGAATGGCGGTCAGCACCACCGACAGGCCGAAGCCCGTCAGATAGCCGCGCAGCGAGCCGTGATCGACGCCGTGATGCGCGTGGCCGTTTTCGGTGGTGTCGGCGTGATGTCCGGCGCTCATCGCAACATTCCCATCAGATAGACGAAAGTGAAGACGCCGATCCAGATGACGTCGAGGAAGTGCCAGAACATGCTCAGGCACATCAGGCGCCGCTGGTTCGCGGCGATCAGCCCATGCCGGGAGACCTGGACCATCAGCACCACCAGCCAGACAAGGCCGAAGGTGACGTGCAGGCCGTGCGTTCCCACCAGCGCGAAGAAGGACGACAGGAATCCACTGCGCTGCGGCGTCGCGCCTTCGTGGATGAAATGCGCGAATTCGTAGAGCTCGATGCCGAGGAAGGCGAGGCCGAACAGGCCGGTGACCACCAGCCATATCTGCATAGAACCCACGCGCCCTTTCGCCATCTCCAGCATGGCGAAGCCATAGGTGATGGAGGACAGGAGCAGCATGGTCGTGTTGAGCGCGACCAGCGGAAGATCGAACAGATCCTTCGGCGCCGGCCCGGCGGCGTAATTGCCGCCGAGAACGCCATAGACCGCGAACAGCATCGCGAAGATGAGGCAGTCGCTCATCAGATAGATCCAGAAGCCGAGCATGGTGCTGCTGCCGCTCTCGGCATGCCCGTGGTCGTCCTCCAGATGGAAGATCGTGTCGTCGATCGCAGTGTCAGCGTGTGCCATTGTGCTCATCCCGCCTGGCTGGTGACCGCGAGTAGGCGTGTCCGCTCGTCCTCGACGTGCGTGACGTCGCTGGACGGAATGTGGAAGTCCCGGTCGTAATTGAAGGTATGCGCGATGGCGGTGCCGATCAGGGCGACGAAGCTGACGATCGCCAGCCACCAGATGTACCAGATGAGCGCCACGGCGAGCACCACGCTCAACCCCGCCAGGATGACGCCGGCTCCGGTGTTGCGGGGCATGTGGATGTCGCGGAAACCCGTCAACGGACGCTGGTAGCCGCGCCTCTTCATGTCCGCCCACGCGTCGAGATCATGGACGACCGGCGTGAAGGCGAAGTTGTAGGCTGGCGGCGGCGACGAGGTCGCCCATTCGAGCGTGCGCCCGTCCCACGGATCGCCGGTGTCGTCACGAAGCTGCTCGCGCCGCATCACGCTGACGAAGATCTGGATGAGGAACGACAGGATGCCGAGCAGGATCAGGAAGGCGCCGAAGGCGGCGATGATGAACCAGATCTGCAGCGAGGGATCCTCGAAGGTGCGCAGCCTTCGTGTCACGCCCATCAGGCCGAGGATATAGAGCGGCATGAAGGCGAACCAGAAGCCGACGACCCAGAACCAGAAGGACATCTTGCCCCAGAACGGATCGAGCCGGAAGCCGAAGGCCTTGGGGAACCAGTAGCTGATGCCGGCGAACAGGCCGAACAGCACGCCGCCGATGATGACGTTGTGGAAATGCGCGACCAGGAACAGGCTGTTGTGAAGCACGAAGTCGGCCGGCGGAACCGCAAGCATCACGCCGGTCATGCCGCCGACCACGAAGGTCAGCATGAAGGCCACTGTCCACATCATCGGCAGTTCGAAGCGGATACGGCCCCGGTACATGGTGAACAGCCAGTTGAATATCTTGGCGCCCGTCGGGATCGAGATGATCATCGTGGTGATGCCGAAGAACGAGTTGACGCTCGCTCCCGA
This genomic interval carries:
- the cyoD gene encoding cytochrome o ubiquinol oxidase subunit IV, producing MSAGHHADTTENGHAHHGVDHGSLRGYLTGFGLSVVLTAIPFWLVMTNALGNQMASAIAIMAFAVVQIVVHMVFFLHMNTRSESGWTMMALIFTLILVVIALTGSLWVMYHLNANMMPGHDMSQIP
- the cyoC gene encoding cytochrome o ubiquinol oxidase subunit III, with amino-acid sequence MAHADTAIDDTIFHLEDDHGHAESGSSTMLGFWIYLMSDCLIFAMLFAVYGVLGGNYAAGPAPKDLFDLPLVALNTTMLLLSSITYGFAMLEMAKGRVGSMQIWLVVTGLFGLAFLGIELYEFAHFIHEGATPQRSGFLSSFFALVGTHGLHVTFGLVWLVVLMVQVSRHGLIAANQRRLMCLSMFWHFLDVIWIGVFTFVYLMGMLR